From a single Ignavibacteria bacterium genomic region:
- a CDS encoding thioredoxin family protein codes for MKTFVILFFAALLSLNAQDKVRTVVDEKSGRPMLVGVADRSAFRDTSYSRWFDPEYENYRVKTKDLEGLSDKIKDYDITIVMGTWCSDSHREIPRFYKILDTLKFPGSRLKLILVDKKRKDLTGESDSLNIELVPTIIFYKDGKEEGRITEAPQETLEKDTYNIVTGAAKKENESGDKDSTETGGK; via the coding sequence ATGAAAACATTTGTTATTTTGTTTTTTGCAGCTCTGCTTAGCCTCAATGCACAGGATAAAGTAAGAACTGTAGTCGACGAGAAGTCCGGCAGGCCTATGCTTGTTGGAGTTGCAGACAGAAGCGCTTTCCGGGATACGAGCTACTCCAGGTGGTTTGACCCTGAATATGAGAACTACCGCGTAAAGACAAAGGACCTTGAGGGCCTTTCAGACAAAATTAAAGATTACGATATTACAATTGTAATGGGAACCTGGTGCAGCGACAGCCACCGCGAAATACCAAGGTTCTATAAGATACTGGATACATTGAAGTTTCCGGGGAGCAGGCTAAAGCTGATACTTGTAGACAAAAAGAGGAAGGACCTTACCGGAGAATCGGACAGCCTGAATATTGAACTTGTGCCTACAATTATTTTCTATAAGGACGGGAAAGAAGAAGGGCGTATTACAGAGGCCCCGCAGGAAACGCTGGAAAAAGACACCTATAACATAGTTACGGGAGCCGCAAAAAAGGAAAATGAATCAGGGGACAAGGATAGTACTGAAACAGGCGGGAAATGA
- a CDS encoding NAD(+)/NADH kinase, whose amino-acid sequence MTIGILPNTSKENIAEVVAILVKSLRENGFDYAISSNFNHSLKELPDEFRRCEYMDVEEIFSHCDMVASIGGDGTMLHTAFQARKWETPILGINFGKLGFLAEFDINHMDQLLKEIKEGKFTIDERMVLEGECSGCDNKYLFAINDIVIEKGGWPKMIELSLKVDDDYVTTFAADGLILATPTGSTAYSLSTGGPIVSPQADVITMSPISPHSLTMRPLVLASSHTINIHVSSMHTSVQINCDGQRVYNYTPPIDITVRKSKKHVRLVHTFSTNYFKTLREKLFWGMDLRRIMHP is encoded by the coding sequence ATGACTATTGGTATATTGCCAAACACCTCAAAGGAGAATATTGCAGAAGTAGTTGCAATTCTGGTCAAAAGCCTGAGGGAGAATGGCTTTGATTATGCAATCAGCAGCAACTTTAACCATTCATTAAAAGAACTCCCTGATGAATTCAGGCGCTGTGAGTATATGGACGTTGAAGAGATCTTCAGCCATTGCGACATGGTGGCCTCCATAGGAGGCGACGGCACAATGCTTCATACAGCCTTCCAGGCAAGAAAATGGGAAACTCCAATTCTTGGTATAAATTTCGGTAAACTGGGCTTCCTGGCGGAGTTTGACATTAACCACATGGACCAGCTCTTAAAGGAAATTAAAGAAGGCAAGTTTACAATTGACGAGCGCATGGTGCTTGAAGGTGAATGTTCAGGCTGCGACAACAAGTACTTGTTTGCCATAAATGACATTGTTATTGAAAAGGGCGGCTGGCCCAAGATGATTGAGCTTTCGCTTAAAGTGGATGATGATTATGTAACTACTTTTGCCGCCGACGGCCTTATACTTGCAACCCCCACCGGTTCAACGGCATACTCTCTTTCAACCGGAGGCCCCATTGTAAGCCCGCAGGCCGACGTTATTACAATGAGCCCAATATCGCCTCACAGCCTTACAATGCGCCCTCTTGTTCTTGCCAGCAGCCATACAATTAATATACATGTAAGCTCAATGCATACTTCGGTTCAGATCAACTGCGACGGGCAGAGGGTTTATAACTACACTCCGCCGATAGATATTACGGTCAGGAAAAGCAAAAAGCATGTCCGCCTTGTACATACATTTTCCACCAATTACTTTAAGACTTTAAGAGAAAAACTCTTCTGGGGAATGGACTTAAGAAGAATAATGCACCCATAA
- a CDS encoding DUF1844 domain-containing protein — translation MEANQLNEILFMQLIYQNQQLGMMGLGKIMNPVSNKTEKNLEQAKLAIDMLDMLITKTKGNLSPNEEKFIQDVVRDLKLNYVNESK, via the coding sequence ATGGAAGCAAATCAGCTTAACGAAATATTGTTTATGCAGCTAATTTACCAGAATCAGCAGCTTGGCATGATGGGTTTGGGAAAAATAATGAATCCTGTTTCCAATAAGACTGAAAAAAATCTGGAACAGGCCAAGCTGGCAATCGACATGCTCGATATGCTTATCACTAAAACGAAGGGGAACCTAAGCCCGAATGAAGAAAAATTCATACAGGACGTTGTAAGAGACTTAAAACTTAATTATGTTAATGAGAGTAAATAG
- a CDS encoding FAD-binding protein: MDTTQIFDAAVIGGGPAGSTSALHLARAGLNVSIIEKKIFPRETLCGEFISKEAVAILQELGLWDGFLALCPNPIHSLKFIFKNGKTLKAPLFFTAYGLSRGAFDNFLLTQAVKEGATCFQPMEVKDVKRLNELFHLALSGESQKELHASHLIAAYGRQSPLDRVLNRDFAGIKSRINGVKLHIPAKYAPGFPQDEIHIYAGSGIYCGVNRVDNGILTVCFLEDRRGYEASPKMHLKDLLIQNGSFKEIFSPGIFDLIDSLPVYGTGNIYFGRRNSVEHGVFMAGDTARVIAPLAGDGIAMALQSAGLASEALIKLHRKELSVPHAEEFYRLMWKRTFSRRIRHAGLIQKAVLNSALSLPAYAAGKMFPGILQYLINSTRG, encoded by the coding sequence ATGGACACTACACAAATATTTGATGCCGCAGTTATTGGCGGAGGCCCCGCAGGCTCAACCTCAGCCCTGCACCTCGCAAGGGCAGGACTTAATGTCTCAATTATTGAAAAGAAAATCTTCCCCAGAGAGACACTCTGCGGGGAATTTATTTCAAAAGAGGCTGTAGCTATATTGCAGGAGCTGGGGCTTTGGGATGGCTTCCTGGCACTTTGTCCAAATCCAATTCATAGCCTGAAATTTATATTTAAGAACGGAAAGACGCTTAAAGCCCCGCTCTTCTTTACAGCATACGGCTTAAGCCGCGGAGCCTTTGATAACTTTCTTTTAACTCAGGCCGTTAAGGAAGGGGCAACATGCTTCCAGCCTATGGAAGTAAAAGATGTAAAGCGCCTTAATGAGCTCTTCCACCTTGCACTTTCCGGGGAAAGCCAGAAAGAACTCCATGCATCCCATCTGATCGCAGCCTATGGCAGGCAGAGCCCACTGGACCGGGTCCTCAACCGCGATTTCGCCGGAATAAAAAGCCGCATTAACGGGGTAAAGCTGCACATCCCGGCAAAGTACGCTCCAGGATTCCCGCAAGATGAAATTCATATTTATGCCGGAAGCGGAATCTACTGCGGGGTAAACAGGGTGGATAACGGAATATTAACAGTCTGCTTTCTTGAAGACAGAAGGGGATATGAGGCCTCCCCCAAAATGCACCTTAAGGATCTCTTAATTCAAAATGGCAGCTTTAAGGAAATCTTCTCTCCCGGAATCTTTGACCTCATAGATTCACTTCCTGTTTACGGAACCGGGAATATTTATTTCGGGAGAAGGAATTCTGTTGAACATGGCGTCTTCATGGCCGGGGACACGGCGCGTGTAATTGCACCCCTTGCCGGCGACGGCATTGCAATGGCACTTCAAAGCGCAGGGCTCGCCTCGGAGGCACTGATAAAATTGCACAGAAAGGAGTTAAGCGTGCCCCATGCAGAGGAATTCTACCGCCTGATGTGGAAGAGGACGTTCTCCAGGCGCATCAGGCACGCAGGGCTTATCCAAAAAGCTGTTCTTAATTCCGCATTATCTCTTCCTGCGTATGCCGCGGGGAAAATGTTCCCGGGCATCTTACAATACCTCATAAACTCCACACGAGGATAA
- a CDS encoding methyltransferase domain-containing protein, producing the protein MLLKRSYAKEIIDDLSITDERLDLALHELQVINFFLGGNSVSRAGLSAINRACTFKNTPLILDIGSGGSDLFFKMKIKGRNVEPISADMNIRACRYTKLLHPEAKVVCCDAQKLPFKVSTIDIIHASLFFHHFKEEDMAAVLRQCSLIARHGIIINDLRRSVFALIGIKILTQLFSKSRMVKNDGPLSVRRGFIKSELMAILSGIKQCRVHIRRKWAFRWLIYCIKE; encoded by the coding sequence ATGCTTCTTAAAAGAAGTTATGCCAAAGAAATAATTGACGATCTTTCGATTACTGATGAACGCCTGGACCTTGCACTGCATGAGTTACAAGTTATTAACTTCTTCCTTGGGGGAAATTCTGTAAGCCGTGCTGGTTTATCAGCTATAAACCGGGCCTGCACTTTTAAGAATACTCCGCTAATTCTGGACATAGGATCGGGAGGATCCGACCTGTTTTTTAAGATGAAGATAAAGGGCAGAAACGTGGAGCCCATTAGTGCCGACATGAATATCCGGGCATGCCGTTATACTAAATTGCTACACCCGGAGGCAAAGGTTGTCTGCTGCGATGCCCAAAAACTCCCCTTCAAAGTTAGTACAATTGACATAATCCACGCCTCTCTATTTTTTCATCACTTCAAAGAGGAGGATATGGCGGCGGTTTTAAGGCAGTGCAGTTTAATTGCCAGACATGGAATAATAATAAACGACCTCAGGCGTTCGGTCTTTGCCCTTATCGGAATTAAAATCCTGACTCAGCTCTTTTCCAAAAGCCGGATGGTGAAAAATGACGGGCCGCTTTCTGTAAGAAGAGGATTTATCAAAAGTGAGCTTATGGCAATTCTTTCCGGAATAAAACAATGCAGGGTCCATATAAGGCGCAAATGGGCCTTCAGGTGGCTCATATACTGCATAAAAGAATAA
- a CDS encoding type III polyketide synthase, producing MLIDIATALPPFKVSQSKAAEELKKRMAERPAVARMIDMAAAHSGIDSRYVVVPDAEDNPQKRFYAKDVPHPGTRQRMQEYEKWSKELTVKAAGDLFEKTGFKPSDIGRLITISCTGFFAPGLDYHLMKTFGMPACTQRTNIGFMGCAASIIGFTSVLEAMNSQKGNPAPNTLLVSVELCSLHLQTEASRDNILSNIIFADGCAAALFSDLSTLPRNPRLELLATRSVLFDNSDELMGWKIGDYGFEMLLSSELPNIILKEAAPALLRIIDGMNLSKSSIKHWALHPGGRAILDAMQTGLGLTDREMTPSRTVLKNYGNMSSASILFVMKELLENSEIKKGDILLAAAFGPGLTMEAAFFRGV from the coding sequence ATGCTGATAGATATTGCAACCGCACTTCCCCCGTTCAAAGTAAGCCAGTCAAAGGCGGCTGAGGAACTAAAAAAAAGAATGGCTGAACGGCCTGCAGTTGCCAGAATGATAGATATGGCTGCCGCACACTCAGGCATTGACTCAAGGTACGTTGTTGTGCCCGACGCCGAAGATAATCCCCAGAAGAGATTTTATGCAAAAGACGTCCCGCACCCCGGCACCAGGCAAAGAATGCAGGAGTATGAGAAGTGGTCAAAAGAGCTGACTGTAAAAGCCGCGGGAGACCTTTTTGAGAAGACAGGCTTTAAGCCTTCTGATATCGGGCGCCTTATTACTATCTCCTGCACTGGTTTTTTTGCTCCCGGGCTGGATTACCACCTGATGAAAACCTTCGGAATGCCGGCCTGCACACAAAGAACGAATATAGGCTTTATGGGATGCGCTGCTTCAATTATAGGGTTTACTTCAGTACTTGAAGCCATGAATTCCCAAAAGGGGAACCCTGCACCAAATACACTCCTGGTATCGGTGGAATTGTGCAGCCTGCACCTTCAGACAGAAGCTTCACGGGATAACATCCTTTCAAACATAATTTTTGCCGACGGATGCGCTGCCGCACTGTTCTCTGATTTAAGCACCTTACCCCGGAATCCCCGCCTGGAACTCCTGGCAACCAGGTCGGTACTTTTCGATAACTCAGATGAGCTCATGGGGTGGAAAATTGGCGACTACGGCTTTGAAATGCTGCTTTCTTCCGAACTTCCGAATATTATACTCAAAGAGGCCGCCCCGGCCCTCTTAAGAATTATTGACGGCATGAACCTCAGTAAAAGCTCAATTAAACACTGGGCCCTTCACCCCGGAGGACGCGCAATTCTGGATGCCATGCAGACGGGACTGGGCCTGACAGATAGAGAAATGACACCTTCACGAACCGTTCTTAAAAACTACGGCAATATGTCTTCGGCCTCAATACTATTTGTCATGAAAGAACTGCTTGAAAACAGCGAAATAAAAAAAGGGGATATACTCCTGGCTGCTGCCTTCGGGCCCGGACTTACAATGGAAGCGGCTTTCTTCAGAGGAGTCTGA
- a CDS encoding ammonia-forming cytochrome c nitrite reductase subunit c552 translates to MKRSILLCTIVLLASFFTMESFAQTVKIKRVPMSSTGLTAFYAPGKAPAGTFQVYTGLRTVGKGQNIYLNADTTGTVPSLTWSFVEKPNGSQANFISAAGKPTVFTPDVIGRYIVKLEGAGKTAIDTFFVSTFMGTFYSRLLDAEGNIQPGCGTCHKDKYDAWKQTNHATIFKRGISGQLEVEAGKGAYGGNCFKCHTEGYDQTLDNGNFGFLAHKSGFDTTWYKTLEYRGGDYWTTSGDLTNWNSMKAMDPNMEGVATIGCESCHGAGADHNGNVNKISYSIDAGVCLTCHDAMTHHRLGYYYNASAHAMWENGSHTAQTGCYPCHSGLAFQKWVDKGKPAMTDKSMYSTNGVEEGNVALTCAACHDPHGNGNPNQIRTMSTPPLKNGFVINGGGKGAICMNCHSSRYDVATKVTDKAPLYGFAAHYGPHGNPQADMYFGQNAYQFGQTMDNYTTHAFMDDACATCHMQERTEAGATITNHEWTMTTSEGKDRVEICQRCHGSSIEEFGDIKGLDYDGNGKVEGVKTEVANMMATLKAKLPQKNGDVIANVADTAGIKLSKQVMGALYDYLYVLNDKSGGMHNTKYTTAILRAAIASFNPTGVAVRNNEMPKSFDLSQNYPNPFNPSTQIAFSVPSAARVQLNVYNIVGQLVATLVNGEFVPGNYTATWNGRDMSGSMAASGIYLYRIEGVGQNGQNFNMTKKMVLTK, encoded by the coding sequence ATGAAAAGATCGATACTTTTATGTACGATCGTACTGCTGGCAAGCTTCTTTACAATGGAAAGCTTCGCTCAGACAGTAAAGATTAAGAGAGTACCTATGTCCTCTACCGGGCTTACTGCCTTTTATGCTCCTGGTAAGGCTCCTGCCGGTACATTCCAGGTCTACACCGGCCTTCGTACTGTTGGAAAGGGTCAGAACATTTACTTAAATGCCGACACAACCGGTACAGTTCCCAGCCTTACATGGTCTTTCGTTGAAAAACCTAATGGCTCACAGGCTAATTTTATTTCCGCAGCTGGAAAGCCGACCGTTTTCACTCCCGATGTTATCGGACGTTATATTGTGAAACTGGAAGGTGCCGGAAAAACTGCCATAGATACTTTCTTTGTCAGCACCTTTATGGGTACTTTCTATAGCAGGCTCCTTGACGCCGAGGGCAATATCCAGCCCGGATGCGGTACCTGCCACAAGGATAAGTATGATGCATGGAAACAGACAAACCACGCTACTATTTTCAAACGCGGTATTTCTGGTCAGCTGGAAGTTGAAGCCGGCAAAGGCGCTTATGGCGGCAATTGCTTCAAGTGCCATACAGAGGGCTATGACCAGACACTTGATAACGGTAACTTCGGTTTCCTTGCTCATAAATCAGGTTTCGATACCACATGGTACAAGACTCTTGAATACAGAGGCGGTGACTACTGGACAACTTCTGGTGATCTGACCAACTGGAACTCAATGAAAGCAATGGACCCTAACATGGAAGGCGTTGCCACTATCGGATGCGAAAGCTGCCACGGCGCTGGCGCTGATCATAACGGCAACGTGAACAAGATCTCTTACTCAATCGACGCCGGCGTCTGCTTAACCTGCCACGACGCTATGACTCATCACAGACTCGGTTACTATTACAACGCTTCAGCTCACGCTATGTGGGAGAACGGTTCACACACAGCCCAGACTGGCTGCTATCCCTGCCACAGCGGTCTTGCATTCCAGAAATGGGTTGATAAAGGCAAACCTGCTATGACAGATAAATCCATGTACAGCACTAATGGTGTTGAAGAAGGTAACGTTGCTTTAACTTGCGCTGCATGCCACGATCCTCACGGAAACGGCAACCCGAATCAGATCCGTACCATGTCAACTCCTCCTCTTAAGAACGGATTCGTCATTAACGGCGGCGGTAAAGGCGCTATCTGTATGAACTGCCATAGCTCACGTTATGACGTTGCTACTAAAGTTACAGACAAGGCTCCATTATACGGATTTGCAGCTCACTATGGCCCTCACGGAAACCCACAGGCTGATATGTACTTCGGACAGAATGCTTATCAGTTTGGACAGACTATGGATAACTACACAACTCACGCTTTCATGGATGATGCTTGCGCTACCTGCCATATGCAGGAACGTACTGAAGCCGGCGCTACAATCACTAACCATGAATGGACTATGACTACCAGCGAGGGTAAGGATAGAGTTGAAATCTGCCAGAGATGCCATGGTTCTTCTATTGAAGAATTCGGTGATATCAAGGGCTTGGATTATGATGGTAACGGTAAAGTTGAAGGCGTTAAGACTGAAGTTGCCAACATGATGGCTACACTGAAAGCTAAACTGCCTCAGAAGAACGGTGATGTTATTGCTAACGTTGCTGATACAGCAGGAATAAAACTGAGCAAACAAGTTATGGGCGCTCTTTACGACTACCTGTATGTTCTGAATGATAAATCTGGCGGTATGCACAATACTAAATATACAACTGCCATTTTAAGAGCAGCTATTGCTAGCTTTAATCCAACTGGCGTTGCAGTTAGAAATAACGAAATGCCTAAATCATTCGATTTAAGCCAGAACTATCCTAACCCGTTCAACCCCTCAACACAGATTGCATTCAGCGTTCCTTCTGCAGCCCGTGTTCAGTTGAATGTTTACAACATCGTAGGCCAGTTGGTTGCTACACTGGTTAACGGTGAATTCGTTCCCGGCAACTATACTGCTACATGGAACGGAAGAGACATGAGCGGTTCAATGGCTGCCAGCGGTATCTATCTCTACCGCATCGAAGGCGTTGGCCAGAACGGTCAGAACTTCAACATGACTAAGAAGATGGTTCTTACAAAGTAA
- a CDS encoding Nramp family divalent metal transporter has translation MSTLLVFLSILGPGIITGSVDNDAGGITTYSVAGAMYGYRLLWTLIPAFVVLLVVQEMNARMGIVTGKGLADLIRENFGVKVTFFIFLGLIVADIGNTTTEFAGVAGSLQIFGVSKYISVPVSALLVWFFVVHGTYQSAEKIFLVFSVFLLSYVVSAVLAKPDWAAIGTAISRPSFDMDTRFIGMVIGIVGTTIAPWMQFYMQSAVIEKGIKLDEYKYELWDVVIGCIATVAVAFFIIVACGATLHQKGIQINDAKDAAEALAPLAGAFASQLFAFGLFIASIFAATILPLATAFYICEAFGFEAGIDKKPREAPEFYTFFTSIIIISVLIILIPGAPLIEITIWTQVINGILLPVVLISMMIIVNKKEIMGALTNTPLKNFIGWSTITILVILTIILTLEPIINF, from the coding sequence ATTTCTACACTGCTGGTATTCTTAAGCATACTGGGACCCGGTATTATTACCGGGAGTGTTGATAATGACGCCGGAGGAATAACAACTTACTCGGTTGCCGGCGCAATGTATGGTTACAGGCTATTGTGGACCTTAATTCCAGCCTTTGTAGTCCTGCTGGTAGTTCAGGAGATGAATGCCAGAATGGGTATAGTGACCGGCAAAGGACTGGCCGACCTGATTCGCGAGAATTTTGGCGTAAAGGTTACATTTTTTATTTTCCTGGGCCTTATTGTAGCCGATATAGGCAACACGACAACTGAATTTGCAGGTGTTGCAGGAAGCCTCCAGATATTCGGGGTCAGTAAGTATATCTCGGTACCGGTTTCTGCACTTTTGGTATGGTTCTTTGTGGTTCACGGCACCTACCAGTCGGCCGAGAAAATATTTCTCGTTTTCAGTGTTTTCCTGCTTTCATACGTGGTCTCCGCCGTGCTGGCCAAGCCCGACTGGGCTGCGATAGGGACAGCCATTTCAAGGCCATCATTTGATATGGATACCCGTTTTATCGGGATGGTGATCGGTATCGTAGGTACCACAATTGCCCCATGGATGCAGTTTTACATGCAGTCGGCTGTAATTGAAAAAGGCATCAAGCTCGATGAGTACAAGTACGAACTCTGGGACGTGGTTATCGGTTGTATTGCAACGGTAGCTGTTGCATTTTTCATAATTGTTGCCTGCGGCGCCACACTGCATCAGAAGGGCATACAGATCAACGACGCCAAGGATGCCGCAGAAGCCCTGGCCCCTCTGGCCGGAGCCTTTGCAAGCCAGCTTTTTGCTTTCGGCCTTTTTATTGCCTCCATTTTTGCCGCTACAATTCTGCCCCTTGCAACAGCATTTTATATCTGCGAGGCATTCGGCTTTGAAGCAGGAATAGATAAAAAACCGCGAGAGGCCCCTGAATTCTACACTTTCTTTACCTCAATCATCATTATTTCGGTGCTAATAATCCTGATCCCGGGCGCTCCATTAATTGAGATCACAATCTGGACACAGGTGATAAACGGCATTCTTCTGCCCGTAGTACTGATCTCCATGATGATCATTGTCAATAAGAAAGAAATCATGGGGGCACTTACAAATACCCCGCTTAAGAATTTTATAGGATGGTCAACAATAACAATACTGGTAATTTTGACCATTATACTCACACTCGAACCGATCATAAACTTTTGA
- a CDS encoding magnesium transporter: MQFISFDFSRILDINIFSHDYQIIGKLKDVAVTNDVRNPRVRAAKVKTKDGIKFINWDYITLTKQHGQYHLSCAKLEEIPIEDLIMLNKQVMDKQIIDVNGRKVVRVNDIRLALLSAGMFVVAVDIGTEGLLRRLGIAKPILKLGIKVPSKLILWNDVETVFSGSENIVLSKTYNKLSTLHPSDLADIIEDFDTKTGMTIFAHLDTARGADVLEEMEEETQVKVLENLSTDKAADILEEMPADEVADILDGMDKERVEELLSNMEKEASDEVRELMEYDEKSVGSLMSTEFVAFRSDTSVGQVINIIREQKPEEGTTSYIYITNQKNKLIGKVSLRDIIISDPNVTLKSIMHKDIIFMYDNDEIEELIKIVTKYNLFAIPIVDKEMNLVGNVVINDIMYEILKER; encoded by the coding sequence ATGCAGTTTATTAGTTTTGATTTCAGCAGAATACTAGACATTAATATCTTTTCTCACGATTACCAGATTATTGGTAAGCTCAAAGATGTGGCAGTTACTAACGATGTCAGAAATCCGCGCGTGAGAGCCGCTAAGGTGAAAACCAAAGACGGAATAAAATTCATTAACTGGGACTATATTACCCTTACCAAACAACACGGTCAGTACCACCTTTCCTGCGCAAAATTGGAGGAAATCCCTATAGAGGACCTCATAATGCTCAATAAGCAGGTTATGGATAAACAGATTATTGACGTCAACGGACGCAAGGTCGTCCGCGTTAATGATATCAGGCTTGCTCTTCTTTCTGCCGGAATGTTTGTGGTCGCCGTAGATATCGGCACCGAGGGACTTTTAAGACGCCTTGGAATTGCAAAACCGATCCTTAAGCTCGGCATTAAAGTCCCCTCAAAGCTCATTTTGTGGAATGACGTTGAAACCGTGTTCTCGGGAAGTGAAAATATAGTCCTTTCAAAGACATATAATAAACTTTCCACGCTGCACCCGTCGGACCTGGCCGATATTATTGAGGATTTTGACACGAAGACCGGTATGACCATCTTCGCACACCTGGATACGGCCCGCGGCGCCGACGTTTTAGAGGAAATGGAAGAGGAAACACAGGTTAAAGTTCTGGAGAACCTCTCTACCGATAAGGCCGCCGATATCCTGGAAGAAATGCCTGCCGATGAGGTGGCAGACATACTGGACGGAATGGACAAGGAAAGGGTTGAAGAACTCTTAAGCAATATGGAAAAAGAAGCTTCCGATGAGGTTAGGGAACTCATGGAGTACGATGAAAAGTCTGTCGGAAGCCTTATGAGCACGGAGTTTGTTGCCTTCAGAAGCGACACAAGCGTGGGACAGGTTATAAATATCATAAGGGAACAGAAGCCCGAAGAGGGAACAACAAGCTATATTTACATTACAAACCAGAAAAATAAGCTGATTGGTAAAGTTTCCTTAAGAGATATTATTATCTCCGACCCCAACGTAACGCTGAAAAGCATTATGCATAAGGATATAATCTTTATGTATGATAATGATGAAATTGAGGAACTGATCAAGATCGTTACAAAATACAACCTGTTTGCAATTCCTATTGTGGACAAGGAAATGAACCTGGTGGGAAACGTTGTTATTAACGATATTATGTACGAAATCCTGAAGGAAAGATAA